The following coding sequences lie in one Treponema sp. OMZ 790 genomic window:
- a CDS encoding ABC transporter substrate-binding protein: MKKTCLNFFFLFVGLSLLFAGGNKEKSVNDGFKVKVAVPAGAPAAALSKLVYEKVQFDNFKTEYEVLAGPELLQARVLSGEADIAVVPTNLASVLYSKQKNIKLLAPIIWGNLYIISSEPVSSVSDLKGNTLYSFGRNNAPDLTVREILKKNGLDPDKDVSFEYVAAAGDIPPAFISGKAKLAVAAQPSLSMIMTKKPGTKVIIDIQAEWKKFFAGASYPQASLIVNAEFAKKHPEYVKAFLDKVKESSEWVNVNPQKAAEYASQIAALPPPPILSKAIPKLNIAFVEAEKARSAVEAYLKVLAETNPKFIGGSLPDDAFYYKAK, from the coding sequence GTGAAAAAAACGTGTTTGAATTTTTTTTTCTTGTTTGTTGGTCTTAGCTTACTATTTGCAGGAGGAAATAAAGAAAAATCTGTAAATGATGGTTTTAAGGTTAAAGTTGCGGTGCCCGCAGGAGCGCCGGCTGCAGCTCTTTCTAAGCTTGTGTATGAAAAGGTACAGTTTGATAATTTTAAAACGGAATATGAAGTTCTTGCCGGTCCTGAACTCTTACAGGCAAGAGTTTTATCGGGCGAAGCAGATATTGCAGTTGTGCCGACCAATCTTGCATCGGTTTTATATTCCAAACAAAAAAATATAAAATTATTGGCTCCCATTATTTGGGGAAATCTTTATATTATAAGTTCCGAACCTGTTTCTTCTGTGAGTGATTTAAAAGGAAATACTCTTTATTCTTTTGGAAGGAATAATGCTCCCGATTTAACGGTGCGTGAAATTTTGAAGAAAAACGGTCTTGATCCTGATAAGGATGTGAGTTTTGAGTATGTAGCGGCCGCAGGAGATATTCCCCCGGCCTTTATAAGCGGAAAAGCTAAGCTTGCAGTTGCTGCACAGCCTTCTCTCAGCATGATTATGACAAAAAAGCCCGGTACCAAGGTAATCATAGATATCCAAGCCGAATGGAAAAAGTTTTTCGCCGGAGCTTCTTATCCTCAAGCCTCTTTAATTGTTAATGCCGAATTTGCAAAAAAGCATCCTGAATATGTAAAAGCTTTTTTGGATAAGGTTAAAGAGTCGTCTGAATGGGTAAATGTAAACCCTCAAAAGGCTGCCGAGTACGCTTCTCAAATTGCTGCATTGCCCCCGCCTCCTATTCTATCGAAGGCTATCCCAAAATTGAACATAGCTTTTGTCGAGGCTGAAAAAGCAAGATCTGCTGTAGAAGCTTATTTAAAGGTTTTAGCTGAAACAAATCCTAAATTTATAGGCGGAAGTTTGCCTGATGATGCTTTTTACTACAAGGCAAAATAA
- a CDS encoding type II toxin-antitoxin system RelB/DinJ family antitoxin — protein MINTALVQVRVDEALKDEVTNIYNHYGLDLPTAIRIFMKKTVAVNGLPFDLRDDSNKKNIWQYFGSGKDIEMNISAEPDFSADTKLEAM, from the coding sequence ATGATAAATACAGCACTTGTTCAAGTCAGAGTTGATGAAGCTCTAAAAGATGAAGTTACTAATATCTATAATCATTACGGACTGGATTTACCTACAGCTATCAGGATTTTTATGAAAAAAACGGTTGCAGTTAATGGTCTTCCTTTCGACCTTAGAGATGACTCAAATAAAAAAAATATCTGGCAATATTTTGGAAGCGGCAAAGATATCGAAATGAATATATCCGCTGAACCTGATTTTTCTGCTGATACAAAGCTGGAGGCAATGTGA
- a CDS encoding GH-E family nuclease: MKFRFICLVFLCLSVLSYTESFIDEDSDFFSSESNIINSDNSFINTENKLISDESNFLNKKSSFLNSSSNLINEDNISIGTYNIVVKKNNIDPYENIEDSIIQNSMVDSYMSEYGKFLEIVTSIDPKNREKFFQYFSDWQWSGQNENFFKYSKNRAEREKQIEFCYDGAVKKFGIGTSIVATVWIVSWVVPGGQVVSTAMLVIAKSTTIAALSGGTIGGITSASIAYIQGNRNDELMYVTINGAADGYLIGAITGFAQGTFTSIKNFSGAIAIEKNIYTKVGTKASFVFDKNGKAIGKTIRFAGLDNADDIYYIAKNSTSVIDKYGNEVAKIAKYKDNFVLYNQNGRIVGYLGKDGQLVSYCDPSSAAIIKGQHRAQPGYKTIEEVKNLAIMNGQYNPKTGNFLDAVDGSEIIGTPEMGHINGHEYTNELQRAFANGKTEEFFREKMKEVSIYQLESVSGNRGHSREAINITIDSFKGVEKDIGEELWIKLLTQ; this comes from the coding sequence ATGAAATTTAGATTTATTTGTCTAGTTTTTTTGTGTTTATCTGTTTTATCATATACTGAATCTTTTATTGATGAAGATAGTGATTTTTTTTCATCTGAAAGTAATATAATAAATTCTGATAATTCTTTTATTAATACTGAAAACAAATTAATTTCAGATGAGAGTAATTTTTTGAACAAAAAAAGTTCATTTTTAAATTCCTCTTCAAATTTGATAAATGAAGATAATATATCAATAGGTACATATAATATAGTTGTAAAAAAAAATAATATTGATCCATATGAAAATATTGAAGATTCAATTATTCAAAATTCAATGGTTGATTCTTATATGAGTGAGTATGGAAAATTTTTAGAAATAGTTACTAGTATCGATCCTAAAAATAGAGAAAAATTTTTTCAATACTTTTCTGATTGGCAGTGGTCAGGACAAAATGAGAATTTTTTTAAATATAGCAAAAATCGTGCTGAAAGAGAAAAACAAATAGAATTTTGTTATGATGGTGCAGTAAAAAAATTCGGCATTGGAACATCTATAGTTGCTACTGTTTGGATTGTTTCATGGGTAGTACCTGGTGGTCAAGTTGTTTCAACTGCTATGTTGGTAATAGCAAAATCCACAACAATAGCTGCTTTGAGTGGAGGTACTATTGGAGGAATAACATCTGCAAGTATTGCATATATCCAAGGAAATAGAAACGATGAGTTAATGTATGTAACAATAAATGGAGCTGCAGATGGTTATTTAATAGGTGCAATTACAGGATTTGCTCAAGGTACATTTACATCCATAAAAAATTTTTCTGGAGCAATTGCTATTGAAAAAAATATTTATACAAAAGTAGGTACAAAAGCAAGTTTTGTTTTTGATAAAAATGGAAAAGCTATCGGAAAAACCATCCGTTTTGCTGGACTTGATAATGCTGATGATATATATTACATAGCGAAAAATTCTACTTCTGTTATTGACAAATATGGAAATGAAGTTGCTAAAATTGCAAAATATAAAGATAATTTTGTTTTATATAATCAAAATGGAAGAATAGTAGGATATCTAGGAAAGGATGGCCAATTAGTTTCATACTGTGATCCATCAAGTGCCGCAATAATAAAGGGGCAACATCGTGCACAACCAGGTTATAAAACAATAGAAGAAGTAAAAAATCTTGCTATTATGAATGGTCAATATAATCCAAAAACAGGGAATTTTCTTGATGCAGTTGATGGTTCTGAAATTATAGGTACACCTGAAATGGGACATATAAATGGACATGAATATACAAATGAACTTCAAAGAGCATTTGCAAATGGAAAAACTGAGGAGTTTTTTAGAGAAAAAATGAAAGAAGTGTCGATTTATCAGCTTGAAAGTGTGAGTGGAAATAGAGGACATTCACGTGAAGCTATAAATATTACGATAGATAGTTTTAAAGGAGTAGAAAAAGATATTGGAGAAGAATTATGGATAAAATTATTAACGCAATAA
- a CDS encoding DUF721 domain-containing protein, whose protein sequence is MKLFKTSKEIVDNFSQKFNEMLELASNLDGEQALSVYESWEKVIGDQKLASYCELYDIKNDTVIIKTEHTGWSQQLLMRKKKIIYNFKKFYPALGIQNISVFVETEFDLKKKADVSENLRNGLTTDIEEDSQKSAAEPDKNLPPELAKALKSLKKAILKKNK, encoded by the coding sequence ATGAAGCTTTTTAAAACCTCAAAAGAAATAGTAGATAATTTTTCTCAAAAATTCAATGAAATGCTTGAACTTGCTTCAAATCTGGATGGAGAACAAGCTCTATCCGTTTATGAAAGTTGGGAAAAAGTGATAGGTGACCAAAAATTAGCATCTTATTGCGAGCTTTACGATATAAAAAATGATACGGTAATTATAAAAACCGAACATACAGGCTGGAGCCAGCAGCTTTTAATGCGAAAGAAAAAAATAATATATAATTTTAAGAAATTTTATCCTGCATTGGGTATACAAAATATATCGGTTTTTGTTGAGACCGAATTTGATCTAAAGAAAAAAGCTGATGTATCTGAAAATCTTAGAAACGGCTTGACAACGGATATTGAAGAAGATAGTCAAAAATCAGCTGCTGAGCCTGATAAAAATCTCCCTCCCGAATTGGCAAAAGCTCTAAAATCCCTAAAAAAAGCTATCTTAAAAAAGAATAAGTAA
- a CDS encoding DUF1778 domain-containing protein, with the protein MAITLKNVRIDLRASSHQKSILERASELKHISLSSYILSTALKQAQRDLTENETLILSNRDRDLMIAALDNPPEPNEALKRLFQ; encoded by the coding sequence ATGGCAATTACATTAAAAAATGTTAGAATTGATTTGAGAGCCAGCAGCCACCAAAAATCTATACTTGAGAGAGCTTCTGAGCTTAAGCATATTTCTCTATCTTCATATATTCTTTCGACTGCATTAAAACAAGCACAGAGAGATTTAACAGAAAATGAAACTCTTATACTTTCTAATCGGGATCGAGATTTAATGATTGCTGCTTTAGATAATCCGCCGGAACCCAATGAGGCTTTGAAAAGATTATTTCAATGA
- a CDS encoding ankyrin repeat domain-containing protein has product MDKIINAIIEDDFEWFAELINQKGADVIDKNGFTPLMYCIQNEKKEMIDFLLDKDIDINKVNNIGNTALFYAVFKSKNKTDIVEKLLKKGADINISNNTGISPLSLANSMANEKVKDFMNNWR; this is encoded by the coding sequence ATGGATAAAATTATTAACGCAATAATTGAAGATGATTTTGAATGGTTTGCTGAATTAATCAATCAGAAAGGTGCTGATGTTATCGATAAAAACGGATTTACGCCATTGATGTATTGTATCCAAAATGAAAAAAAAGAGATGATAGATTTTCTTTTAGATAAAGATATTGACATTAATAAAGTTAATAATATTGGAAATACAGCTCTTTTTTATGCTGTTTTCAAATCTAAAAATAAAACAGATATTGTTGAGAAACTATTAAAAAAAGGGGCAGATATAAATATTTCTAACAATACAGGTATTTCTCCTTTATCACTGGCAAATTCTATGGCAAACGAAAAAGTGAAAGATTTTATGAATAATTGGAGATAA
- a CDS encoding PilZ domain-containing protein codes for MAFAVSQQLNRYYNLYKDIDVTFSKEVVSTLNFDPKQVFVRCSGGQWPCIINSASMTKAKIICGKKSGFIDKLRSGITSVNIRFAFFDSDGKDSLSFFVAAKLIGLSAYEAGNHDLVLITFEYTQRAPDDLIEKLGLLLEANINSQKRQNERVMLTPEISRRIGLVEKGTVVYVDNVPRRCIIRDLSFSGSKILLVGVANFLMNKEVILRFTFEDPHSVFGIKGRTIRTEPVEGRKDLVAVAIQYYPQSIPMMYKMYLNKHFSVFRKSSSAGFGDDFLDDVAPAESFSQSEGLEQPSLNPLPPNAASDQVSAE; via the coding sequence ATGGCCTTTGCAGTAAGTCAGCAGTTAAACAGATATTACAACTTATATAAAGATATAGATGTAACTTTCTCAAAAGAAGTTGTTTCTACCCTGAATTTTGATCCTAAGCAAGTTTTTGTACGCTGTTCCGGCGGACAATGGCCCTGCATTATCAATTCGGCTTCTATGACAAAGGCTAAAATAATTTGCGGCAAAAAAAGTGGTTTTATCGACAAATTGAGAAGCGGTATAACGTCAGTAAATATACGATTTGCTTTTTTTGATTCTGATGGAAAAGATTCTCTTTCATTTTTTGTTGCTGCCAAATTGATAGGTCTTTCTGCTTATGAAGCCGGTAATCATGACCTTGTCTTAATAACCTTTGAATATACTCAAAGAGCTCCGGATGATTTAATTGAAAAATTAGGTCTATTGCTTGAAGCCAATATAAACTCGCAAAAACGTCAAAATGAAAGAGTTATGCTTACTCCCGAAATAAGCAGAAGAATAGGACTTGTTGAAAAAGGAACTGTTGTATATGTTGATAATGTTCCGAGGCGATGTATTATCAGAGACCTTTCATTTTCAGGTTCAAAAATACTTCTTGTAGGTGTGGCTAATTTTTTAATGAATAAAGAGGTAATACTCCGATTTACCTTTGAAGATCCTCATTCGGTTTTCGGTATAAAGGGAAGAACGATAAGAACGGAACCTGTCGAAGGAAGAAAAGATCTGGTTGCTGTTGCAATTCAATATTATCCTCAAAGTATTCCTATGATGTATAAGATGTATTTAAATAAACACTTTTCCGTTTTTAGAAAATCATCATCGGCCGGTTTTGGAGATGATTTTTTGGATGATGTTGCTCCTGCAGAATCTTTTTCACAATCTGAAGGACTTGAGCAGCCTTCTTTAAATCCTCTTCCTCCAAATGCTGCCTCTGATCAAGTTTCTGCAGAATAA
- a CDS encoding PIN domain-containing protein: MKYFLDSNIVIYFIKGKFRKIGEKLEEHERDIVIPSVVLAELEYGARNSSDYEKTISVYKPFLDLYPTAVFDKKSSVEYGKLRKILSSNGVIIGPNDMMIAATVLANNGTLVTHNVGEFSRVEGLLIEDWAIEDLV, encoded by the coding sequence GTGAAGTATTTTTTAGATTCAAACATTGTAATATATTTTATAAAGGGAAAATTTCGCAAGATTGGAGAAAAACTGGAAGAACATGAAAGAGATATAGTCATTCCGTCTGTTGTGCTTGCCGAGCTTGAATATGGAGCAAGAAATTCCAGTGATTATGAAAAAACAATTTCAGTTTATAAACCGTTTTTGGATTTATATCCGACAGCAGTTTTTGATAAAAAATCATCTGTAGAATACGGAAAATTAAGAAAAATTTTATCTTCAAATGGTGTGATAATCGGTCCCAATGATATGATGATTGCAGCGACAGTTTTAGCAAACAACGGAACACTGGTAACACACAATGTCGGGGAGTTTTCAAGAGTCGAAGGTTTATTAATTGAGGATTGGGCTATAGAAGATTTGGTATAA
- a CDS encoding tetratricopeptide repeat protein encodes MHNPIDSLLYVNIPADQVEKFFEGLDPSIPLPIRLSETEKKEEFKAEDMSPEMILAGMLTVFAYDRENIHIQYYRKIFNLLRPDIRKEMTQAAIIKTKNGDFDMAEEILLSLEGLNPQDGITKLNLALLMEERSQYCEMREFFEEAASFSKRAENFYLDLISSEPPLPDAFFNAAYFFIKRKNYAKSKSLLQTYLQIETSSSETAQVRKAKASKLLKTISEQALDDDLFQEAHRYIDLGEEEKAAESIKLFLRKNPKVWNAWFLLAWALRRMSRWEDAKSSFLQTIELLESSEVPDKAPLCDAYNELAICCMELKSFDEAEKYLVDALNFDTENIKIISNLGILALKRGRQEEAEAFFRTVLEINPEDKIALNVLGR; translated from the coding sequence ATGCACAATCCCATAGATTCGCTTTTATACGTTAATATACCTGCGGACCAAGTAGAAAAATTTTTTGAAGGCTTGGATCCTTCTATTCCTCTTCCGATTCGATTATCAGAGACCGAAAAAAAAGAAGAATTCAAAGCCGAAGATATGAGTCCCGAAATGATTCTTGCCGGAATGCTTACGGTTTTTGCCTATGACCGCGAAAATATTCATATACAATATTACAGAAAGATATTTAATCTCCTCCGCCCCGATATACGAAAGGAAATGACTCAGGCTGCGATAATCAAAACCAAAAACGGCGATTTTGATATGGCTGAAGAAATATTGCTTTCTCTTGAAGGTTTAAATCCTCAAGACGGAATAACCAAATTAAATCTTGCTCTTTTGATGGAGGAGCGTTCGCAGTATTGTGAGATGAGAGAGTTTTTTGAAGAAGCTGCCTCATTTAGTAAAAGGGCTGAAAATTTCTATTTGGATTTGATTAGTTCTGAACCGCCTCTGCCGGATGCTTTTTTTAACGCCGCTTATTTTTTCATTAAACGGAAAAACTATGCAAAATCAAAGTCTCTTTTGCAAACTTATTTACAGATCGAAACCTCATCTTCTGAGACAGCACAAGTAAGAAAAGCTAAGGCTTCAAAGCTGCTTAAAACTATTTCAGAGCAAGCTCTAGACGATGACCTTTTTCAAGAAGCTCACAGATATATCGATTTAGGCGAAGAAGAAAAAGCCGCCGAAAGTATAAAGCTTTTTTTGAGAAAAAATCCTAAAGTGTGGAATGCTTGGTTTTTATTGGCTTGGGCTTTGAGAAGAATGAGCCGATGGGAAGATGCCAAATCTTCCTTTTTGCAGACTATAGAACTGTTAGAATCGTCTGAAGTTCCGGACAAAGCACCTCTTTGTGATGCTTACAATGAGCTGGCAATTTGTTGTATGGAGTTAAAGAGTTTTGATGAGGCCGAAAAATATCTTGTAGATGCTTTAAATTTTGACACTGAAAATATTAAAATTATTTCGAATTTGGGAATCCTTGCACTGAAAAGAGGACGGCAGGAAGAAGCTGAAGCATTTTTTAGAACGGTTTTAGAAATAAACCCTGAAGATAAAATAGCTTTAAATGTTTTGGGCCGATAA
- a CDS encoding methylated-DNA--[protein]-cysteine S-methyltransferase — MIYEQIDSPIGKILIIADNSGLKELRFVNKDSVIQIPESTQKNVEQAVKICTQAKEELKQYFEGSLKQFTVPLAPEGTDFQRSVWKELCRIPYGKILSYKQIALNLNNPKSYRAVGNANGKNPIPIIIPCHRVICTRGKLGGFSAGLDRKRFLLNLEQKECQIELIPLVDNL; from the coding sequence ATGATATACGAACAAATAGATAGTCCTATCGGAAAGATACTTATCATTGCCGATAACTCCGGTTTAAAAGAATTGAGATTTGTAAACAAGGATTCTGTCATACAGATTCCTGAATCAACTCAAAAAAATGTCGAACAAGCCGTAAAAATCTGCACTCAAGCTAAAGAAGAATTAAAACAATACTTTGAAGGAAGTTTAAAACAATTTACGGTTCCTCTTGCTCCTGAAGGTACAGACTTCCAAAGGTCTGTCTGGAAAGAGCTTTGTAGAATACCTTACGGAAAAATTTTATCATATAAGCAGATTGCTCTAAATTTAAATAATCCTAAATCCTACCGTGCAGTAGGAAACGCCAACGGGAAAAATCCTATACCGATTATAATTCCATGCCACAGAGTAATCTGCACCAGAGGAAAATTAGGCGGTTTTTCCGCAGGCTTGGATCGTAAAAGATTTCTTTTAAACCTAGAGCAAAAAGAATGCCAAATCGAGCTAATTCCTCTTGTGGATAACTTGTGA
- a CDS encoding MBL fold metallo-hydrolase — protein sequence MNLIEFFGTTVKPKITKGKNMLNPIPTGKITDDIFCIRDKDVNVFLIKAQNYYIAIDSGYKNSENLIKGLKELNIDKNDVKYLFLTHLDLDHAGGIDGRCDNIFPNAKIFLGKEEEKYLKSIYFRKKVLFFNLKTPIKIFKDYTCLEDGEAVNLDGCCIEAVLTPGHTLGHIAYILNNKIIFSGDCLIMNDEGGYSMYDLWNIDTAQNIRSLFKLKETSLQRKCEMLISSHTGFTTDIEKAFKHIDKAPDWKAKGFKFIENAVENLYE from the coding sequence ATGAACTTAATAGAATTTTTCGGAACTACGGTAAAGCCTAAAATTACTAAAGGCAAAAATATGCTCAATCCCATACCTACAGGGAAGATCACGGATGATATTTTTTGTATAAGAGATAAGGACGTAAATGTCTTTTTAATCAAAGCACAAAACTACTATATAGCCATAGATTCCGGCTATAAAAACAGTGAAAATCTTATTAAGGGTTTAAAAGAGCTTAATATAGACAAAAACGATGTAAAATACCTTTTTTTAACTCATTTAGATTTAGATCATGCCGGCGGCATTGACGGGAGATGTGATAATATCTTCCCGAATGCAAAAATATTTTTAGGAAAGGAAGAAGAAAAATACCTTAAGTCGATTTATTTCCGCAAAAAAGTGCTTTTTTTTAACCTTAAAACTCCTATCAAAATATTTAAAGATTATACCTGTCTTGAAGACGGAGAAGCCGTTAATTTGGATGGGTGCTGCATAGAAGCTGTTCTTACCCCGGGCCACACACTTGGTCATATTGCTTATATCTTGAACAATAAAATCATCTTTTCCGGGGATTGCCTTATAATGAATGATGAAGGCGGCTACAGTATGTATGACCTATGGAACATTGACACTGCACAAAATATCCGCTCCCTATTTAAATTAAAAGAAACCTCCCTTCAAAGAAAATGTGAAATGCTTATAAGCAGCCATACCGGTTTTACAACTGATATTGAAAAGGCTTTTAAACATATAGATAAGGCTCCCGATTGGAAGGCCAAGGGGTTCAAGTTTATAGAAAATGCCGTAGAAAATCTGTATGAGTAA
- a CDS encoding methyltransferase, protein MVISLHACNTATDLAIAKAIKSGTKIIFAVPCCQHELNAQIRKNKDKVIKSFSPMLDYGIITEKFASLMTDTIRGKLLESEGYRVSVEEFIETEHTPKNIVIKAVKLDDKAKNKDMIVEKGKAEFKEIKQAFLIEPCLEKLLNEN, encoded by the coding sequence ATGGTTATAAGCCTCCACGCATGCAATACTGCGACCGATTTAGCTATAGCAAAAGCAATCAAAAGCGGCACAAAAATAATATTTGCAGTTCCCTGCTGCCAACATGAACTCAACGCTCAAATTCGAAAAAATAAGGACAAGGTTATAAAGTCTTTTTCGCCTATGCTTGATTACGGTATTATTACAGAAAAATTTGCTTCCCTTATGACGGATACAATTAGAGGAAAACTCCTCGAATCGGAAGGATATAGGGTGAGCGTAGAGGAATTTATCGAAACAGAACATACTCCTAAAAATATCGTAATCAAAGCCGTAAAACTAGATGACAAGGCCAAAAACAAAGATATGATTGTTGAAAAAGGCAAAGCGGAATTTAAAGAAATAAAACAAGCTTTTTTAATTGAGCCTTGCTTGGAAAAGCTGTTAAATGAAAACTAA
- a CDS encoding methyltransferase, with protein MNIVSAEKAAELCIGNNIISGFFSKPVKKDSSIQKIKLRKIILKNQEQYQFEIFEGTKVSHKNLLFQTLKKELESLFLDFKIAEFNSSKNQFIFLQNNKGNISFKTKPIKKENHPNKADVSSTEIFVHNKQKEYILNTSKMPIFLKKLNFFTDEGKIIQSKYHKFRQINKYLEFIKSVLPELKDILKEKKELQIVDFGCGKAYLSFALYYYLTEIERMPVKICGLDLKEDVIDFCNNLSKECGFKNLIFKVGI; from the coding sequence ATGAACATAGTATCAGCAGAAAAGGCAGCAGAACTTTGTATTGGGAACAATATTATTTCGGGTTTTTTTTCAAAACCTGTAAAAAAAGATTCATCAATTCAAAAGATAAAATTAAGAAAAATCATTTTAAAAAATCAAGAACAATATCAGTTTGAAATCTTTGAAGGCACAAAAGTTTCTCATAAAAATCTTTTATTTCAAACTCTAAAAAAAGAACTCGAAAGTCTTTTTTTGGATTTTAAGATTGCAGAATTTAACTCTTCAAAAAATCAGTTTATTTTCTTACAAAATAATAAAGGCAATATTAGTTTTAAGACAAAACCTATAAAAAAAGAAAATCATCCAAATAAAGCAGATGTATCGTCAACCGAAATTTTTGTACATAACAAACAAAAAGAATATATTTTGAACACCTCAAAAATGCCTATCTTTTTAAAAAAGCTTAATTTTTTTACGGATGAAGGAAAAATAATTCAAAGCAAATACCATAAATTCCGGCAGATAAATAAGTATCTGGAATTTATAAAATCGGTTTTGCCCGAATTAAAAGATATTTTAAAAGAAAAGAAGGAGCTGCAGATTGTAGATTTTGGCTGCGGAAAGGCCTATTTAAGTTTTGCTCTTTACTACTATTTGACTGAAATTGAAAGGATGCCGGTTAAGATATGCGGCTTGGATCTAAAAGAGGATGTTATAGATTTTTGTAATAATTTAAGCAAAGAATGCGGTTTTAAAAATCTTATCTTTAAAGTAGGGATATAG
- a CDS encoding Fic family protein — protein sequence MDLKSELLEIDKLKAELDLLRPLSVKQLENLKRLFDVDFTYNSTAIEGNTYNLQETRIVLLDGITIGGKSAREHLEIVNHKEAIDYIEKLSKKNLSDFTRNDILNIHHLILKGIDTENAGIFRKVPVYVRLKNGAIHKFCDPLKILDEMDNYFNWLFSKKEEHPVLIAAEAHTKLVSIHPFIDGNGRTARLIMNLILIRYGFPPAVIKVSLRNEYLNAIENWQQNNNEIPFKKLLIASLKESLEIYLDTLKNNIIWK from the coding sequence ATGGACTTAAAATCGGAACTGCTTGAAATCGACAAACTCAAGGCAGAATTGGATTTATTACGGCCTCTTTCGGTTAAACAGCTTGAAAACCTTAAAAGACTGTTTGATGTCGATTTTACCTATAACTCTACAGCGATAGAAGGAAATACATACAATCTTCAAGAAACGCGTATTGTGCTCTTGGACGGTATAACTATCGGAGGCAAATCCGCTCGGGAACACTTAGAAATCGTTAATCATAAAGAAGCCATAGATTATATAGAAAAACTTTCAAAGAAGAACTTAAGCGATTTTACCCGCAATGATATTTTAAATATTCATCATCTCATACTAAAAGGCATCGACACCGAAAATGCCGGCATTTTTAGAAAAGTTCCCGTTTATGTTAGATTGAAGAACGGCGCAATTCATAAATTCTGTGATCCGCTTAAAATTCTTGATGAAATGGATAACTATTTTAATTGGCTTTTTTCCAAAAAAGAAGAACATCCTGTACTTATCGCTGCCGAAGCACATACAAAATTGGTTAGTATTCATCCTTTTATCGATGGAAACGGCAGAACAGCCCGCTTAATTATGAACCTCATCCTCATCCGGTACGGTTTTCCGCCTGCAGTCATAAAGGTCAGCCTGCGAAACGAATATTTAAATGCAATCGAAAATTGGCAGCAAAACAATAATGAGATTCCTTTTAAAAAACTCCTCATTGCTTCTTTAAAAGAAAGTCTTGAAATATATTTAGACACATTAAAAAATAATATAATATGGAAATAA